A single window of Uloborus diversus isolate 005 chromosome 5, Udiv.v.3.1, whole genome shotgun sequence DNA harbors:
- the LOC129223134 gene encoding THAP domain-containing protein 3-like, producing the protein MVMCFVSGCRHYSERDYCKFFRFPKKEEEYKQWVEKIRRLDREPSSHSVVCSCHFKDGERNNGPTIFQPHAKLLDFIAKGSNGTEAYFSKDSTYHAGVGMGKGNRPPFWLRH; encoded by the exons ATGGTGATGTGTTTTGTTAGCGGCTGTAGGCATTACAGCGAAAGAGACTATTGCAAATTTTTCAGGTTTCCCAAGAAGGAAGAGGAATATAAACAGTGGGTTGAGAAAATCAG gAGACTCGATAGAGAGCCATCCAGTCATTCTGTTGTGTGTTCGTGCCATTTCAAAGACGGAGAGAGGAACAACGGGCCTACAATATTTCAGCCACATGCCAAGCTGTTGGACTTTATAGCGAAAGGAAGTAATGG taCGGAAGCATACTTTTCAAAAGATTCAACTTATCATGCTGGGGTGGGCATGGGTAAAGGGAACCGACCCcctttctggttgcgccactga